From one Solanum stenotomum isolate F172 chromosome 12, ASM1918654v1, whole genome shotgun sequence genomic stretch:
- the LOC125848662 gene encoding alpha-farnesene synthase-like, translated as MACINIVSIASTMQTQKLHHTIEKQSHPERISTYKPNIWKYDHLLSLTSQYSEGKYKIEAEKLKEEVGCMFSNTTSPVAQLELIDGIDKLGLSAYFEVDTNEALENTILYMKTSSNSKDLYATALCFRLLRERGYHASQDMLKDLFDGKGKLPPDVKTLLELLEGSHLSIDGEELLNDIRLLSTKNLKNLSLDVDRFTSNPLAWRVRWYDVRTHIVNTAQNCNTNPMLLKLAKLNFNIIQATHQKDLKDVIRWWRNLCIVENLGFTRDRIVESFFFAVGIASEPEHGSMRKWLTKVIQLILIIDDVYDIYASLPDVQQFTRAIEKWDPKEVQRLPECIQICFKALHDTMEDISVEIQRQKGGPSPLPHLKQVWVNFCKALLVEATWYHNGHIPTLEDYLHNGWTSSSGPLLSLHVIFGLTNENLHLCKNCQEIIYHTSLIIRLCNDQGTSTAELERGDVASSIICYMQEENVSEDVAREHIESIILNSWKKINYHFNSLSTSHRKIIKHVINEARMAHLMYHSGDGFGVQDGETQDQVLINLVEPII; from the exons GAAGGAAAGTACAAAATTGAAGCAGAAAAGCTAAAAGAGGAAGTTGGTTGCATGTTTTCAAACACTACTAGTCCAGTGGCTCAGCTAGAGCTTATAGACGGAATTGACAAACTTGGCCTAAGTGCTTACTTCGAGGTTGATACAAATGAAGCTTTGGAaaatacaattttgtacatGAAAACTAGTTCCAACTCAAAGGATCTCTATGCTACTGCATTGTGCTTTAGGCTTCTTAGGGAACGTGGCTACCATGCTTCACAAG ATATGTTGAAGGATTTGTTTGATGGGAAAGGGAAATTACCTCCAGATGTAAAAACATTATTGGAGCTTTTGGAAGGGTCACATCTGAGCATTGATGGTGAAGAATTACTAAACGACATAAGATTGTTGTCTACCAAAAACCTCAAAAATTTATCATTAGATGTTGACAGATTTACTAGTAATCCCTTGGCATGGAGAGTGAGATGGTACGATGTTAGAACACACATTGTTAATACTGCTCAAAATTGCAACACAAATCCAATGTTGCTCAAATTAGCTAAACTTAACTTCAACATTATTCAAGCCACACACCAAAAAGATCTCAAAGATGTAATAAG ATGGTGGAGGAATCTTTGCATAGTTGAAAATTTAGGGTTTACAAGGGACAGAATAGTAGAAAGCTTCTTTTTCGCTGTAGGAATTGCGTCAGAGCCTGAACATGGAAGCATGAGAAAATGGCTAACCAAAGTGATTCAATTGATACTTATAATAGATGATGTTTATGATATTTATGCTTCTTTACCCGATGTGCAACAATTCACCCGTGCCATAGAGAA GTGGGATCCAAAAGAAGTGCAAAGGCTACCAGAGTGTATACAGATATGTTTCAAAGCATTGCATGATACAATGGAAGACATATCTGTTGAAATTCAACGACAAAAAGGTGGCCCTTCACCATTACCTCATCTCAAACAAGTG TGGGTCAACTTCTGTAAAGCGTTACTAGTGGAAGCAACATGGTACCACAATGGTCATATACCAACACTTGAagattatcttcataatgggTGGACTTCATCTTCCGGTCCTTTACTTTCATTACATGTCATTTTTGGTCTCACAAATGAAAACCTTCATTTATGCAAAAATTGCCAAGAAATTATTTACCACACTTCCCTTATAATTCGACTTTGCAATGATCAAGGTACCTCAACG GCGGAACTAGAGAGAGGTGATGTGGCTTCATCAATTATATGTTACATGCAAGAAGAAAATGTTTCAGAGGATGTAGCCCGAGAGCATATTGAAAGCATAATTTTGAATTCATGGAAGAAgattaattatcattttaataGCCTTTCTACATCACATCGAAAAATTATTAAGCATGTAATAAATGAAGCGCGAATGGCACATCTCATGTACCATTCTGGAGATGGATTTGGGGTCCAAGATGGTGAAACTCAAGACCAAGTCCTTATCAACTTGGTTGAGCCTATTATATAA